From Qingrenia yutianensis, the proteins below share one genomic window:
- a CDS encoding glycosyltransferase family 2 protein: MGIKLSIGIAVYNIREDFLRACVESVCKMCGDDAEIIIIDDCSTYNCSEIVSEYAQSDGRIRLLRFGRNRGISAVRNKIISLARGEWILFVDGDDMLIGNVSKIMQNFDLQNSDVVTFGISRQENEIADCGASIFHLSQKDVHALSVSALVRYDAYKGFLPDLNLHPCTVCACAYRRSYLTDNGFLFDENLRIAEDSVFNTNVFLKKPRYAHIPNTVYFYRLNPQSVMNRYNPKVKKWSDDYLNVTEEILNKNFCSEKNVRGYFWIYRVGGALYDIFERDIFHHDNKKSAKVRKAEFLSVVSDEIYSPAMNGANADMCKYPNLRLILKLAEKKRFSLIDFAFSHRFVFVLYGGISRRLRDLTERKVFKK; the protein is encoded by the coding sequence ATGGGTATAAAATTAAGTATAGGAATTGCAGTATACAATATAAGAGAAGATTTTTTGCGTGCGTGTGTTGAGAGTGTATGCAAAATGTGCGGTGACGATGCCGAGATTATAATTATCGACGACTGCTCAACATACAACTGCTCTGAAATTGTTTCCGAATATGCGCAAAGCGACGGAAGAATACGTCTTTTGCGCTTTGGAAGAAACAGAGGAATAAGCGCGGTGCGGAACAAAATCATAAGCCTTGCAAGGGGAGAATGGATTTTGTTTGTCGACGGCGACGATATGCTTATCGGCAATGTTTCAAAAATTATGCAAAATTTTGATTTGCAAAATTCCGACGTTGTGACATTCGGCATTTCGAGGCAGGAAAATGAAATTGCAGATTGCGGCGCAAGTATATTTCATCTTTCGCAGAAAGACGTGCACGCGCTTTCCGTTTCCGCGCTTGTGCGGTACGACGCGTACAAAGGGTTTTTGCCCGATTTAAACCTTCACCCCTGCACTGTTTGCGCGTGTGCATACAGAAGAAGTTATTTGACCGATAACGGATTTTTGTTTGACGAAAACTTAAGAATTGCCGAGGACAGTGTGTTTAACACAAATGTGTTCCTCAAAAAGCCGAGATATGCGCATATCCCGAATACAGTGTATTTTTACCGTTTAAATCCGCAGTCGGTTATGAACAGATACAATCCTAAAGTAAAAAAATGGTCTGACGATTATCTGAACGTTACCGAAGAAATTTTGAACAAAAACTTTTGCAGTGAGAAAAATGTTCGCGGATATTTTTGGATTTACCGCGTCGGCGGTGCGCTTTACGACATTTTCGAACGCGATATTTTCCACCATGACAACAAAAAGAGTGCAAAAGTGCGCAAGGCCGAATTTTTAAGCGTTGTGTCGGACGAGATTTATTCCCCGGCAATGAATGGTGCAAACGCGGATATGTGCAAATATCCGAATTTAAGGCTTATATTAAAGCTCGCCGAGAAAAAACGTTTTTCGCTGATTGATTTTGCGTTTTCGCATAGATTTGTGTTTGTGCTTTACGGCGGTATATCGCGCAGATTGAGAGATTTAACCGAAAGAAAGGTATTTAAAAAATGA
- a CDS encoding glycosyltransferase family 2 protein yields the protein MKPEVSICAAIYNTEEKFLRAMAESVTADKDRRIEIILGDDCSDKPHVEKICREYGQKDDRIKYIRAEKNGGVSAMRNIMIEKSCGKFLTFVDGDDVVTPDYVQKIINASGKNFDIVMFCIQSFYGDVPEIHNKNAEIVKLPSGAGKEFSVACITGAPYRAEMYGIKNTTPSSVCLELYRRDFLIENNLKFTVGIKKSQDTVFNSQAFYHCKILGYTADVLYLYRQNPKSVCSRYSADLDKTFAKCFECDKINAQTLYPDDKDVMQKLYKYKVIWNIVENFRLNIFHRDNPKPRKMRKLDFINFVNGEPYKTFFENFDFNSYDWRERKLILRLAKNKNFAVLNFMYKHPVRFKIYGGITNRIDKLFKR from the coding sequence ATGAAACCCGAAGTAAGCATATGCGCTGCAATATATAACACGGAGGAAAAATTTTTGCGTGCGATGGCGGAAAGCGTCACCGCGGACAAGGACAGGCGGATTGAGATTATTCTCGGCGACGACTGCTCGGACAAACCGCACGTTGAAAAAATCTGCCGTGAATATGGGCAAAAAGATGACAGAATTAAATATATCCGCGCTGAAAAAAACGGCGGTGTGAGCGCAATGCGCAATATTATGATTGAAAAATCGTGCGGAAAATTTTTGACGTTTGTTGACGGCGACGATGTTGTGACGCCCGATTATGTGCAGAAAATTATAAACGCGTCGGGCAAAAATTTTGATATAGTTATGTTTTGCATACAAAGTTTTTACGGTGATGTTCCCGAAATTCACAATAAAAACGCGGAAATTGTAAAACTTCCGAGCGGTGCGGGAAAGGAATTTTCGGTTGCGTGCATAACCGGCGCGCCGTACCGTGCCGAAATGTACGGCATTAAAAACACCACGCCGTCGTCGGTGTGTCTTGAACTTTACCGACGTGATTTTCTTATTGAAAACAATTTAAAGTTTACCGTCGGAATAAAAAAATCGCAGGACACGGTGTTTAATTCGCAGGCGTTTTATCATTGCAAAATTTTGGGATATACGGCAGATGTTCTATATCTTTACCGTCAAAATCCAAAGTCGGTGTGCAGCCGGTACAGCGCAGACCTTGACAAAACGTTTGCAAAATGTTTTGAATGTGATAAAATAAATGCACAAACTCTTTATCCCGATGACAAAGATGTTATGCAAAAGCTTTACAAATACAAGGTGATATGGAATATTGTTGAAAATTTCAGGCTTAATATTTTTCACCGCGATAACCCCAAACCGCGGAAAATGCGAAAGCTTGATTTTATAAATTTTGTAAACGGCGAGCCGTACAAAACATTTTTTGAAAATTTTGACTTTAATTCGTATGACTGGCGTGAGCGGAAGCTTATATTAAGGCTTGCAAAAAATAAAAACTTTGCGGTTTTAAATTTTATGTATAAGCACCCCGTGCGGTTTAAAATTTACGGCGGAATAACAAACAGAATTGATAAATTATTTAAGAGGTGA
- a CDS encoding lipopolysaccharide biosynthesis protein: MRSAATMKNSIWGILSQIVVCVLSLFSRRVMIDTIGVEGVGLNAFLTSVITMLSLAELGIGTAIVYHMYLPLANGDTVQIKRLMNFYKTVYRAIAAAILVLGLILLPFMPKMAGDTSYSKSYISLIFVLFLLQTTSSYFFTYKRSLLSADQKQYVITLFDLGYKIFTVVLGIAVLKFTHELAYYLILLIISTVGENVFLSKKVDKMYPYILEKSEKLPKKECIEIARDVKNIFVAKLSAVVTTSTDSILINVMVGTVQTGLYSNYNIILSTLSSAVNQFASSMRGSIGNLVASETKEHIERVLSRLLFIMFLIGSFCACCLTGLIDPFIALAFGKNLTLGRLTVYVCIFNLYMTAVEIPVWSMVTASGLFKADKYISLLGTAVNLLVSYFLGKSLGMAGILIGTSCTFVIKFTLKIILFYNKFLKLSCIKIFIKNLLFACVTFFECFAVTLLTGRISLSNPYAEFAVFAVISAVVPIASGIVLFFKTEEFEYSVNLFKNTLAHILKR; the protein is encoded by the coding sequence TTGAGAAGCGCGGCAACTATGAAAAATTCAATATGGGGAATACTTTCGCAGATTGTTGTGTGCGTTTTAAGCCTTTTTTCGCGCCGTGTGATGATTGATACAATCGGCGTTGAGGGCGTGGGATTAAACGCGTTTCTCACAAGCGTTATAACAATGCTTTCGCTCGCGGAGCTTGGCATAGGCACGGCGATAGTGTATCATATGTATCTGCCTCTTGCAAACGGCGATACCGTGCAGATAAAACGGCTTATGAATTTTTATAAGACCGTCTACCGTGCCATTGCCGCGGCGATACTTGTTCTCGGACTTATTCTTTTGCCGTTTATGCCGAAAATGGCAGGTGATACAAGCTATTCAAAGAGCTATATTTCGCTTATTTTCGTATTGTTTTTACTGCAAACAACCTCGTCATATTTCTTTACATACAAGCGGTCGCTTTTGTCGGCAGACCAGAAACAGTATGTTATAACGCTTTTCGATTTGGGATACAAAATTTTTACCGTTGTGCTGGGAATTGCGGTGTTAAAGTTCACGCACGAGCTTGCATATTACCTTATTCTGCTTATAATAAGCACAGTGGGAGAAAATGTTTTTCTTTCAAAAAAAGTTGACAAAATGTATCCGTACATCTTGGAAAAAAGCGAAAAACTTCCGAAAAAGGAATGTATTGAAATTGCCCGTGACGTAAAAAACATATTTGTTGCAAAGCTTTCTGCGGTTGTTACAACCTCCACCGACAGTATACTTATAAACGTTATGGTCGGCACGGTGCAGACGGGACTTTATTCAAACTACAACATCATATTAAGCACGCTTTCGTCGGCGGTAAATCAGTTTGCGTCGTCAATGCGCGGAAGTATAGGCAACCTTGTGGCAAGTGAAACAAAAGAGCATATAGAACGTGTTTTAAGCCGTCTGCTTTTTATAATGTTCCTTATAGGCAGTTTCTGCGCGTGCTGTTTAACGGGGCTTATCGACCCGTTTATAGCGCTCGCGTTCGGCAAAAATCTTACGCTCGGCCGTCTTACCGTTTATGTCTGCATTTTTAATCTTTATATGACTGCGGTTGAAATCCCCGTTTGGAGTATGGTAACGGCGTCGGGACTTTTTAAAGCGGATAAGTATATATCGCTCCTTGGTACGGCGGTAAACCTTTTGGTGTCGTACTTTTTGGGAAAAAGCCTCGGTATGGCGGGAATACTCATCGGCACATCGTGCACGTTCGTTATAAAATTTACGCTTAAAATTATACTATTTTACAATAAATTTTTAAAATTGAGCTGTATAAAGATTTTTATAAAAAATCTTCTGTTTGCCTGCGTGACATTTTTTGAGTGTTTCGCGGTGACACTTTTAACAGGCAGAATCAGCCTTTCAAATCCGTATGCCGAATTTGCGGTATTTGCGGTTATATCGGCAGTTGTGCCGATTGCTTCAGGCATTGTTTTGTTTTTTAAAACGGAGGAATTTGAATACAGTGTTAATTTGTTTAAAAACACCTTGGCGCACATATTAAAAAGATAA
- a CDS encoding EAL domain-containing protein, with the protein MKKLKYDMKFVLRGIMVPILILVAAAALVLWIYFFKISEASEKRAYRLLAEAAKTLNVAMVERKQSSFQQLNIIAHGINWDTDIYNDDNVLRKLKTFADESLFANIAITDKRGIMLYQNGSTADCSDRPYFKDAMNGKTSTQFLKSGRMSGDTVFVFAVPVRQGGEIIGAIIGTRNLTDILSVLSFQDEIAQYNFLCNGDGRVISVPSGDDLGVSVGGMLGKCFKVENGEVQTDDNQVCKYNYNGNTYYGIYTHSGLDDIFIFSIVGERYASSLAGLYSKLGVMVTAIIFLFTMIAAAVVIIRLKRRITIVKGNELERRKKLEEYHNFQSRRLLDRTNVLGAFNLNLTKNTVDKDGELLKRLTGRDAQYSVEDLCDIIFERIHPSERERYLGHLSREALMLAAQRGKSSVQNDFLFYNPGGRYIWLRVVADLVKNPITGDYEALVYAIGINNTMRLEQIGKKLIRENFEAMGLIDVESGRVFGIKALGGGDIMNNHGLKSGLVYDSVAQTALANYLSEYDFKFVRENIRFKTVKEKLETAQNWSVTVHSCRMGGDRYYKIKYSYLDGEKESIVVSCEDITDILASKMDIETGLYNSAGFHEKVTEWLKENPGKKYRMYRYNLDGFSNINGTYGYEAGNKVLRDIAKHMRARSTDSSFAAHLNADHFVRFCSEDYPSAEECYKKFLSDFADYEIHYPLTIHIGVYDLCEKDCGSFTMSYKAHLALQSIKGDLGTHIAYYKKGLMQTAKNQQELIADVENAVKDGQFEVWLQPQFNYSGALVGAEALTRWRHPEKGLIMPADFVPLLEKSRQITLVDEFVWDKCCEYIKILDGEGIKLPLSVNASRIDIRDKNVCPHIEDMAERHGISHGLLRLEITESAYLTETEELKSAVTAFKNAGFAVEMDDFGSGYSSLNILLDLDIDILKIDKKLVSKAGIGDEKSDSILRAVANMAKSLKISVIAEGVENKTQADFLNSVGCTDMQGYYYAKPMPFDKFKEFIKNKRVDGLQ; encoded by the coding sequence TTGAAAAAATTAAAATATGATATGAAATTTGTACTGCGCGGTATAATGGTGCCGATACTGATACTCGTTGCCGCGGCGGCGCTGGTTTTGTGGATATATTTCTTTAAAATAAGCGAAGCGTCCGAAAAAAGGGCATACCGCCTGCTTGCCGAGGCGGCAAAAACGCTGAACGTTGCAATGGTGGAGAGAAAACAGTCGAGTTTTCAGCAGCTCAACATTATAGCCCACGGAATAAACTGGGATACCGATATTTATAATGATGACAACGTTTTGCGCAAATTAAAAACATTTGCGGACGAAAGCCTTTTTGCGAATATCGCAATTACTGACAAGCGCGGAATTATGCTTTATCAGAACGGCAGTACAGCGGACTGCTCCGACCGCCCGTATTTTAAGGACGCTATGAACGGAAAAACCAGTACGCAGTTTTTAAAATCGGGACGTATGAGCGGTGACACGGTGTTTGTTTTTGCGGTGCCGGTGAGGCAAGGCGGTGAGATAATCGGCGCGATTATCGGAACGAGAAATTTAACCGACATTTTAAGTGTTCTTTCGTTTCAGGACGAAATAGCACAGTATAATTTTCTCTGCAACGGCGACGGAAGGGTTATTTCGGTTCCGTCCGGCGACGATTTGGGTGTGAGCGTCGGCGGAATGCTCGGCAAGTGTTTTAAGGTCGAAAACGGCGAGGTTCAGACTGATGATAACCAAGTCTGCAAGTATAATTATAACGGAAATACATATTACGGAATATACACGCACTCGGGACTTGACGATATTTTTATTTTCAGTATCGTAGGCGAGAGATATGCGTCAAGTCTTGCGGGTTTATACAGTAAATTGGGTGTTATGGTTACGGCAATTATATTTTTGTTTACTATGATTGCCGCGGCGGTGGTTATTATCCGATTAAAGCGCAGAATTACCATCGTAAAGGGAAATGAGCTTGAAAGACGCAAAAAGCTTGAAGAATATCATAATTTTCAGAGCAGACGTCTGCTCGACCGTACAAATGTTTTGGGCGCGTTTAACCTTAACCTTACCAAAAACACGGTTGACAAGGACGGTGAGCTGTTAAAACGTCTTACGGGCAGAGATGCGCAGTACAGCGTTGAAGACCTTTGCGATATTATTTTCGAGCGTATCCACCCGAGCGAACGCGAAAGATACTTGGGGCATCTGTCGCGCGAGGCGCTTATGCTGGCGGCACAAAGGGGAAAAAGTTCGGTTCAGAACGACTTTTTGTTCTACAATCCCGGCGGAAGATACATTTGGTTAAGAGTTGTTGCCGATTTGGTGAAAAATCCGATTACCGGCGATTACGAAGCGCTCGTATACGCGATAGGAATAAACAACACAATGCGTCTTGAGCAAATAGGTAAAAAGCTGATAAGAGAAAACTTTGAGGCTATGGGTCTTATTGATGTCGAGTCGGGACGCGTTTTCGGAATAAAAGCGCTCGGCGGCGGAGATATTATGAACAATCACGGATTGAAAAGCGGGTTAGTATACGACAGTGTGGCACAGACGGCACTTGCGAACTATTTGTCGGAATACGATTTTAAATTTGTGCGCGAAAACATAAGGTTTAAAACGGTTAAAGAAAAACTTGAAACCGCACAAAACTGGAGCGTTACGGTACATTCTTGCCGTATGGGCGGCGACAGGTATTACAAGATAAAATATTCGTATCTTGACGGCGAAAAAGAGAGTATTGTTGTTTCGTGCGAGGATATAACTGATATTCTTGCAAGCAAAATGGATATTGAAACGGGACTTTACAACTCTGCCGGATTTCACGAAAAGGTTACCGAATGGCTTAAAGAAAATCCAGGCAAAAAATACCGTATGTATCGATACAATCTTGACGGATTCAGCAATATCAACGGCACATACGGCTATGAGGCGGGCAACAAGGTTTTGCGCGACATTGCAAAACATATGCGTGCGCGAAGTACAGACAGCAGTTTTGCGGCGCACCTTAACGCCGACCATTTTGTGCGTTTCTGCTCCGAGGATTATCCGTCGGCGGAGGAGTGCTACAAAAAGTTTTTGAGCGATTTTGCCGATTACGAAATTCACTATCCGCTGACCATTCACATCGGTGTTTACGACCTTTGCGAAAAAGACTGCGGCTCATTCACGATGAGCTATAAGGCGCATCTTGCCTTGCAGTCGATAAAGGGCGATTTGGGGACACATATTGCGTATTACAAAAAAGGACTTATGCAGACGGCCAAAAATCAGCAGGAGCTTATCGCCGACGTTGAAAATGCTGTGAAAGACGGTCAGTTTGAAGTGTGGCTTCAGCCGCAGTTTAATTATTCCGGTGCGCTGGTTGGTGCGGAGGCACTCACGCGATGGCGTCATCCCGAAAAAGGGCTTATTATGCCTGCGGATTTTGTTCCGCTTCTTGAAAAAAGCAGACAGATTACGCTTGTTGACGAATTTGTGTGGGACAAGTGCTGCGAATACATAAAAATTCTCGATGGCGAGGGGATAAAGCTTCCGCTTTCGGTTAACGCTTCGCGCATTGACATACGCGATAAAAACGTTTGTCCGCATATTGAAGATATGGCTGAAAGACACGGAATTTCACACGGACTTCTGCGCCTTGAAATCACAGAAAGTGCATATCTTACTGAAACGGAGGAGTTAAAATCCGCCGTTACGGCATTCAAAAACGCAGGATTTGCAGTTGAAATGGACGATTTCGGTTCGGGATATTCGTCGCTTAACATTTTGCTCGATTTGGATATTGACATATTGAAAATTGACAAAAAGCTTGTTTCCAAAGCAGGTATCGGCGATGAAAAGAGCGACAGTATTCTGCGCGCGGTTGCAAATATGGCAAAATCACTTAAAATTTCGGTTATCGCCGAGGGTGTGGAAAACAAAACCCAGGCAGACTTTTTAAATTCCGTCGGCTGTACCGATATGCAGGGATATTACTATGCAAAGCCTATGCCGTTTGATAAGTTTAAAGAATTTATCAAAAATAAAAGGGTTGACGGTTTACAGTAA
- a CDS encoding sporulation stage IV protein A codes for MPTDAQDKIKETLQRIVNEGSGGLICIIL; via the coding sequence ATGCCGACAGACGCGCAGGACAAAATAAAAGAAACGCTCCAGCGCATTGTAAACGAAGGAAGCGGCGGTCTTATCTGCATAATTTTATAA
- the spoIVA gene encoding stage IV sporulation protein A — MDNIYSDISTRCGGDIYIGVVGPVRTGKSTFIKRFMELLVIPNIGDAYKRERAKDELPQSGAGKMIMTTEPKFVPNEAVKISLADNAAMNVRLIDCVGYIVDGATGHFDEDMPRMVKTPWSDEEMPFAKAAEIGTKKVINEHSTIGILVTTDGTVTDIDRADYIDAEERVAKELKAINKPFVVIVNSVNPESDTAKRTQKELEEKYKVPVLCTDCANLTKEDINKIMESILFEFPLSEISINLPDWFDALEDGHWLKDGVIDCVKNYADGAQKISDVKDLAERLNEYENISGANIENMSLGTGCVRISVTMSDDLFYKILGEKTGMEISGREALVELISDLSDTKKKYDKIAYALNEVNEKGYGIVSPGIEELTLEEPEIVKQGNKFGVRLKASAPSLHLIRVDVETEVSPLVGTEKQSEELVKYLLNEFDESPTKIWESNIFGKSLHSLVNEGLHNKLYRMPTDAQDKIKETLQRIVNEGSGGLICIIL, encoded by the coding sequence ATGGACAATATCTACTCTGATATAAGCACGCGGTGCGGCGGCGATATATACATCGGCGTCGTAGGCCCTGTGCGAACGGGAAAATCCACGTTTATAAAACGTTTTATGGAGCTTCTCGTCATTCCCAACATAGGCGACGCATACAAGCGCGAACGCGCAAAAGACGAGCTTCCGCAAAGCGGTGCGGGCAAAATGATAATGACAACCGAGCCGAAATTTGTTCCCAACGAGGCGGTGAAAATTTCGCTTGCCGACAACGCGGCGATGAACGTTCGGCTGATTGACTGCGTTGGATATATCGTTGACGGCGCAACCGGGCATTTCGACGAGGATATGCCGAGAATGGTCAAAACTCCGTGGTCGGACGAGGAAATGCCGTTCGCAAAGGCGGCGGAAATCGGCACAAAAAAGGTTATCAACGAACACTCCACCATAGGAATTTTGGTAACTACCGACGGCACGGTTACCGACATTGACCGCGCAGACTACATAGACGCCGAAGAAAGAGTGGCAAAAGAATTAAAAGCTATAAACAAGCCGTTTGTTGTGATTGTAAACAGTGTCAATCCCGAAAGCGACACCGCAAAGCGTACGCAAAAGGAGCTTGAGGAAAAATATAAGGTTCCCGTGCTTTGCACCGACTGTGCTAACCTCACCAAAGAGGATATAAACAAAATTATGGAAAGCATACTTTTTGAATTTCCGCTCTCCGAAATTTCCATAAATCTGCCGGACTGGTTTGACGCGCTCGAGGACGGTCACTGGCTTAAAGACGGCGTTATAGACTGCGTTAAGAATTATGCGGACGGCGCACAAAAAATAAGCGACGTAAAAGACCTTGCCGAAAGACTTAACGAATACGAAAACATAAGCGGTGCAAACATTGAAAATATGAGCCTCGGCACGGGGTGCGTGAGAATAAGCGTAACTATGAGCGACGATTTGTTCTACAAAATTCTCGGCGAAAAAACAGGAATGGAAATTTCGGGCAGAGAAGCGCTTGTCGAGCTTATAAGCGACCTTTCGGACACCAAGAAAAAGTATGACAAAATAGCATATGCCCTAAACGAGGTCAACGAAAAAGGCTACGGAATTGTTTCGCCTGGCATTGAGGAGCTTACGCTCGAAGAACCCGAAATCGTTAAACAGGGCAACAAATTCGGCGTACGCTTAAAAGCCTCGGCGCCGTCGCTCCACCTTATCCGCGTTGACGTGGAAACAGAGGTAAGTCCTCTCGTCGGCACAGAAAAGCAGTCGGAGGAGCTGGTAAAATATCTGCTCAACGAATTTGACGAGTCGCCCACAAAAATATGGGAGTCCAACATTTTCGGAAAATCTCTCCATTCGCTTGTAAACGAAGGTCTGCACAACAAACTCTACCGTATGCCGACAGACGCGCAGGACAAAATAAAAGAAACGCTCCAGCGCATTGTAAACGAAGGAAGCGGCGGTCTTATCTGCATAATTTTATAA
- a CDS encoding ATP-binding cassette domain-containing protein: protein MILQLNKVSKSFGTDEILNDITFSVNDGGRIGIIGKNGCGKTTLLNIISGSTSFEGSCQTAKDTRIGFLRQTGCEVMTTTIIEEMTSVFADVFEIEKDLRRLENEIADEQDEKKREVLLNSYAKKSEMFEKKDGFLIKTKINTILTGMGFDKFDLNMPAENLSGGEKTKLSFAKLLLEERELLLLDEPTNHLDFKTMQWLEGYLKSYRGALITVSHDRYFLDRTVNAVYEIENTHMKKYTGNYTAYLEQKKKNLEVEEKAYAKQQNEIKKLEEYVAKNLVRASTTKMAQSRQKKLDKMELLERPGENNDSARFDFEIEYPSYKEVLNVEDLSVFVENKDGVRTLIKNADFKVLRGEKTALIGDNGAGKSTLLKTILGIYKNYTGEFEIGRNTEIGYYDQELNILNGDKTVFDEIYDRHPRFEESKIRTLLGSMNFYGEDVFKKINSLSGGEKAKLAFLVLMLEKNNTLFLDEPTNHLDLASKEKLDEALMKFDGTLFFVSHDRYFLNKVATKIIELGSEKISVYEGNYDYYLEKKTEADEASEKNIQKEKKTNDYFENKKKQSLIKSLEKKISACEEEILSLDGEIEETDRLLNESGSDLDKCRELFEKLNTLNERQNELYKTFEELENQLETAKEE from the coding sequence ATGATTTTACAGTTAAACAAGGTTTCAAAAAGCTTCGGCACCGACGAAATTTTAAACGACATTACCTTTTCGGTAAACGACGGCGGCCGCATAGGCATAATAGGCAAAAACGGGTGCGGAAAAACCACTTTGCTCAATATCATTTCTGGAAGTACGAGTTTTGAAGGCTCGTGTCAAACGGCAAAGGATACGCGCATAGGTTTTCTCCGCCAGACGGGTTGTGAGGTTATGACAACCACCATTATCGAAGAAATGACAAGCGTTTTTGCCGATGTTTTTGAAATTGAAAAGGATTTAAGACGTCTTGAAAACGAAATTGCAGACGAACAGGACGAAAAAAAACGCGAGGTTTTGCTCAATTCGTATGCAAAAAAGAGTGAAATGTTTGAAAAGAAAGACGGATTTTTGATAAAAACGAAAATCAACACCATTCTAACGGGTATGGGTTTTGATAAATTCGACCTCAATATGCCGGCGGAAAACTTGTCGGGCGGTGAAAAAACAAAGCTTTCGTTTGCAAAGCTTTTGCTTGAAGAAAGAGAACTTCTGCTTCTCGACGAGCCGACAAACCATCTCGATTTTAAAACAATGCAGTGGCTTGAAGGGTATCTTAAAAGCTACCGCGGTGCGCTCATTACCGTCAGCCACGACCGTTATTTTCTCGACAGAACGGTAAACGCGGTATACGAAATTGAAAACACGCATATGAAAAAATACACGGGAAACTATACCGCGTATCTTGAGCAGAAAAAGAAAAATCTTGAGGTTGAAGAAAAAGCGTACGCAAAACAGCAGAACGAAATTAAAAAGCTTGAAGAATACGTTGCCAAAAATCTTGTGCGCGCGTCAACCACCAAAATGGCGCAGAGCAGGCAGAAAAAGCTTGATAAAATGGAGCTGTTGGAGCGTCCGGGCGAAAACAACGACAGCGCGCGTTTTGACTTTGAAATTGAATATCCGTCTTACAAAGAGGTTTTAAACGTTGAGGATTTGAGCGTTTTTGTTGAGAACAAAGACGGGGTGCGCACGCTTATAAAAAATGCGGATTTTAAGGTTCTGCGCGGTGAAAAAACCGCACTTATCGGCGATAACGGTGCAGGGAAATCCACGCTTTTAAAAACAATTCTCGGAATTTACAAAAATTATACCGGTGAATTTGAAATCGGCAGAAACACCGAAATAGGGTATTACGACCAGGAACTTAACATTTTAAACGGCGACAAAACCGTGTTTGACGAAATTTATGACCGCCACCCGCGGTTTGAAGAAAGCAAAATCCGCACGCTATTGGGTTCGATGAATTTTTACGGCGAGGACGTTTTCAAGAAGATAAATTCTCTTTCGGGCGGTGAAAAGGCAAAGCTTGCGTTTTTGGTGCTGATGCTCGAAAAAAACAACACCCTGTTTTTGGACGAACCGACAAACCACCTTGACCTTGCGTCCAAAGAAAAGCTGGACGAGGCGCTTATGAAATTTGACGGAACACTGTTTTTCGTGTCGCACGACCGATATTTTTTGAACAAGGTTGCGACGAAAATCATAGAGCTCGGCAGTGAAAAAATTTCGGTTTACGAGGGAAATTACGACTATTATCTTGAAAAAAAGACCGAGGCGGACGAGGCGAGCGAAAAGAACATTCAAAAAGAGAAAAAGACGAACGATTATTTTGAAAACAAGAAAAAACAGTCGCTTATAAAGAGCCTCGAAAAGAAAATTTCTGCGTGCGAAGAAGAAATTTTGAGCCTTGACGGCGAGATTGAGGAAACGGACAGGCTTTTGAACGAAAGCGGGTCGGATTTGGACAAGTGCCGTGAACTTTTTGAAAAGCTAAATACCTTAAACGAGCGTCAGAATGAACTTTACAAAACGTTTGAGGAGCTTGAAAATCAGCTTGAAACGGCAAAGGAAGAATAA